AAAACTTGTACAGAAAGGAATTGTGGAAAGTGGCAGCGTGTCAGCACCTCAACTGCCTACAGGTCTCTATATTATTAAGATCACGATGAAAGACGGATCTACTTCAACTAAAAAAATCATTAAGAAATAATAATTGTTAAGTTTGTGAAGAGCCGCCTCAGCCGAAAGTGTTGAGGCGGTTTTTTTATGCTTTCCGCAGCATTGTAAAAGTTTTTGGTAACGTCTGAAGTAATCTTTTTGTCTATTTTTGCTTTTGCTTCAAGAGCCATTAACACTTAAATAAAACCGTCATATTGTATGAATGTTGAAGATATACTGATTCCCGCGAAAGCAATAAGATCTGAAAAATGGCAGCTCGGCAACCTGATTTCGGGTGAGCTTCAGCCAAACGGTATCGTGCTGATCTTCTGCTCCGATTATCGCGGCATTAATAGCGGAAGCGCCGAAATAATGGATTACAGAACGGTACGTAAGGAACTTTACAAGCTTTCGAAACTGGATTTTGAAGTTCCGGTTTGCGATCTGGGCGACCTGATTTCCGGTAAATCTCATCAGGACACCCATTATATTTTACAGGAATTACTGTTGATGTGTCATCGTAATAATGCCATTCCTATCGTGGTGGGCGGCAGTAACGATCTGGCTTTTTCGCTTTTTTCAGCTTTAAACCTGCATCAGAAAAACCTTACGTACACACAGATATCCAACGTTATTTCTCTAATAAATGATGGCGGCGAAATTACCGAACAGAACTTCCTTTCAAAAATAATAAGCGGCCGGAATTTTACTTTAAAAAACTACCATCACCTCGGCTATCAAAAACACCTCAACGAACTCGATTCCGTAAAGCTGATGAAGGAAGTTGATTTTGAAGTCATCAGACTCGCAGAAATGATGAATTCCACTGAAAACACCGAGCCCTATTTCCGGCGTGCCGATTTGGTGACGCTTAACTGCGATGCTGTTGAAAGTTTGGGCGACGGATTTTCGGTTAATCCGCAGGTGAACGGCCTTAACCGTCGCGAAATTTGCGCTTATATGAAAGAAACCGGCCTCAGCCAAAACCTGAAATCTGCCGGAATATTTAATTTTAATGCCGACTCCGATACATTTTTTAATCATCAGTTGCTGGCACAGATGATTTGGCACCTCATCGAAGGAATTAATATTCAGCGCTCGCATCCTAAAGAGCGACAGTTCGAGAAGTTTTGGGTAATGATTGATGATGCGGAAATTGCTTTTCAGCGCGACATTTTCACGGGTTTATGGTATTTCGGCGATGATGATAAAGCCGAGAATCTTATTCCGTGTTCGAGACGCGAATATGATGCGGCAAAACGTGGTGAACTGCACCGAAGATTTTCTAAAACCTAAGCTGAGCCGGGCTTACAAGGGCCGGATTAATTACGGAACCTAAAAACACAGATGAAAAAAACTTTACCGAAACTCCTTACAAATCCGTTTCTGCTGATTCTCGTCACCGTGTTGATGAAGATTCCGCTGTTTTTTACGCGGCATATGCAGGAAGATTCGTTCATCACGTGGCGTGTTGCGCGCAACTTACTCGATTTTGGGGTGATTGGTTTCAATGGCAGCGAGCCGATTTCGGCTTCCACCACGCATCTGTATGTGTTGGTGTCGGCAGCTTTTCAAATGCTGTTTGGTGCAGGTTTTATTTATCCGCTGCTTATTTTCAGTTGCATTCTGTTTGCGGTCGGTACGCATTGGCTTGCTAAAATCTTATTTGGGAACGAACCTCAAAAACAGGGCGTTTTTGTTTTGCTTATAAATATGATTCCGCCCGCGTTCACCGCTTCGTGCCTCGGTATGGAGTATGGAATTCTGTTCTTCCTCTATTGTGGGTTGCTGTACTTCGGAATTTTTAAAAACAGAAACTGGGCGTACCTGATTTTCCCAATCTTGCTGCTCTGGACAAGGCTCGATGCGGTTCTGTTTCTGGGCGTTTTCTTCGTTGCCGATTTTATCATCAGAAAGAAATTCAACTACAGGTTTTTTCTGGGTGGAATTTTGGGGCTTGTAAGTGTACTTTTATTTAATTTCCTGTATTTCGGAGATGTTGTAAATCATACCATCACCGCAAAAAAAATTGCCTACAAAAATTTAGTTACCGATAACAGCTGGCAATATATCCTTTATCAATGGGCATATTATGGCGGCCTGATTAAGAAATATTCGCTGTTCACACTTGGTACTTTTATTGGTTTTATCGTTTTTCTTGTTTTTTGTTTAAATAAAATCCTCAGAAACAGAACAGAAATTCAGTTTGAAACCAAAGTTCTTTTGCTTTCGATGGTGGGCTTTGCATTACTTAAGATAACCGTTTTTGCATTTTTTAAAGCTTATTTCGACTGGTATTATTGGTTGCCACGCGTTTTTCTGTTTGTGGTAGTGCTCTATTATTTCCTGCAGTTTTTTAATTTGAAGAATAAGATACTCAGGTTTTCACTCGTTTTTTTGTTCATCTCGTTATATCTTTTTCAGGGACTGCAGTCGTATGCAATTGGTTATATGGAAGACCGTCAGCGGCACCGCATCGCAAATGATCTTTCTGCTGAAAAGTCAGGTCTCAATACTTCTATTTTACTAGAACCGGCCGGGATTATCCCTTTTTACACAGGTCTTTACACCTACGATGAGGTGGGGCTTGTTAACAAAAAAGTTACTGCAGAGATGCTGAAAGACGAGAAATTCTGGTGGATCAACACCGTCAGGAAATATAAACCAAACTATATTCTGACTGTAGGCCAAAGACCCATTGCTGAAGACAGCTTTTATAACCTAAAAGCCGATGACCGCGCCTTTTTTAATGCAAAATACCAGCTGATGAAAACCTATTCAATCGCTGAAATTCATCAGAATGCGCCTGCACTGCTGCGCTGGATTTATAAAATCAGGCCGATCGGCAAGGATTATCATCTTTACAGAAAAATTTAAACAAATGGTGAAAGTTTCGGTGATTGTTCCGGTTTATCAGGGGGAAAAAGAGCTCAGCAAATGTCTGGCTTCTTTGGTGAACCAGACTTTAGACGATATTGAGATCATTGTAGTAAATGATGGCAGCACCGATGGTTCGGGTGAAATAATAACCGAATTTTCACAAAGATTTCCGTCAAAAATAAGAGCTTTCACCAAAGAAAATGGCGGTTTAAGCGACGCCAGGAATTTCGGTTTAGACCGCGCAACGGGTCAATACATCGGTTTTGTGGATGCCGACGATGAGGTTTCTGCAAATACGTTTGCCGAAATGTACGAACTGGCAGAAAAGCACGCCGCAGAAATGGTGATCTGCAATATTCAGAAAGTGGATGAGGCTGGAAAAATTACGCAAAAACTCACTCAAATCCCAAATATGCCCGAGCGCATCGTTCTTGAAGACCATTTTTCGGTGTTCGCTGATATTTCTT
This window of the Flavobacteriaceae bacterium 3519-10 genome carries:
- a CDS encoding Beta-1,3-glucosyltransferase, giving the protein MRLHCCAGFIKSGRSARIIIFTEKFKQMVKVSVIVPVYQGEKELSKCLASLVNQTLDDIEIIVVNDGSTDGSGEIITEFSQRFPSKIRAFTKENGGLSDARNFGLDRATGQYIGFVDADDEVSANTFAEMYELAEKHAAEMVICNIQKVDEAGKITQKLTQIPNMPERIVLEDHFSVFADISYFACNKIFRKDILHNKRFKKGIHYEDIQLIPQLLLECRVIAQTQNYHYQYFERRGSITKTHTEKGLDILRAVADVENAFATSQYSHQKAGLRNFQILEGIYSFLAYLAFVKDEKISRKLSDELKKFRQQRGIGWLEIIRYQRFGKNYLLYLPTRKKIYYLLYFMGQEALLRKLAKNTSR